The following proteins are co-located in the Onychomys torridus chromosome 6, mOncTor1.1, whole genome shotgun sequence genome:
- the LOC118585593 gene encoding enhancer of rudimentary homolog produces MTPIKLLVQPTQSLEGRTYAEYESVNECMEGICKMYEEHLKRMNPLSRSITYGVSQLFEFIDHLVNLSCLVFREDTQTYKAYNREWIKERIYMLLSQQAQPAET; encoded by the coding sequence ATGACTCCCATCAAGCTGCTGGTGCAGCCTACTCAGAGTCTCGAAGGCCGAACGTACGCGGAGTATGAATCTGTGAACGAATGCATGGAAGGCATCTGTAAGATGTACGAAGAGCACCTGAAGCGGATGAACCCCCTTAGCCGGTCCATCACTTATGGCGTCAGTCAGTTGTTTGAGTTTATCGACCATCTGGTGAACCTCAGCTGCCTGGTGTTTCGAGAAGATACCCAGACCTACAAGGCTTACAACCGAGAGTGGATCAAAGAGAGGATCTACATGCTCCTCAGTCAGCAGGCACAACCAGCAGAGACATAG